One stretch of Armatimonadota bacterium DNA includes these proteins:
- the flgD gene encoding flagellar hook assembly protein FlgD, with product MEVRAVQQESGVRIGGSVLGKDDFLRLLVTQLRNQNPLKPMDDREFIAQLAQFSALEQMHNVSQAVQELRWRQEAATAVQLVGRRVTVQKPDGTAEEGVVAGVRRREDRFVLLVGGEEYTLDQLVEVAG from the coding sequence ATGGAGGTCCGGGCCGTGCAGCAGGAGTCCGGGGTGCGGATCGGGGGGAGCGTCCTCGGGAAGGACGACTTTTTGCGGCTGCTGGTCACGCAGCTGCGCAACCAGAACCCCCTGAAGCCCATGGACGACCGGGAGTTCATCGCGCAGCTCGCCCAGTTCAGCGCCCTGGAGCAGATGCACAACGTGAGCCAGGCGGTGCAGGAGCTCCGGTGGCGGCAGGAGGCCGCCACCGCGGTGCAGCTGGTGGGCCGACGGGTGACGGTGCAGAAACCGGACGGTACCGCGGAGGAGGGGGTGGTGGCGGGGGTCCGCCGCCGGGAGGACCGGTTCGTGCTGCTGGTGGGAGGGGAGGAGTACACCCTGGACCAGCTCGTGGAGGTCGCCGGGTAA
- a CDS encoding flagellar hook protein FlgE, whose amino-acid sequence MLRSLFAGVSGLRSHQVRMDVIGNNIANVNTVGFKASRVNFAEMLSQTIRGAQAPSEARGGMNPLQVGLGVQVGSVDTLFTQGNLQYTGVLTDLAIQGDGFLVVGDGLRRFYTRDGALVLDSRGGLVHASTGLRLMGWQADEAGEVDTSGELVPIRIPVGAEIPPKATENVVFGGNLDAATEVDGTWTTTITVYDSLGNPIELRLVFTKTDANQWDWQLFYGDEEVASGSLEFDETGKLTSPTDPEEVTVDLPDELGSADLELKLDFSQLTQYAAPSTATLRNQDGYPSGSLESFAIDGNGVITGLYSNGRTQVIGQVALALFTNPGGLMKAGNNLYAESANSGPPSIGAAGTGGRGTLVAGALEMSNVDLAQEFTNMITAQRGFQANARVITTSDELLQELISLRR is encoded by the coding sequence ATGCTGCGGAGTTTGTTTGCGGGTGTGTCGGGGTTGCGGAGCCATCAGGTCCGCATGGACGTGATCGGCAACAACATCGCGAACGTGAACACCGTGGGGTTTAAGGCCAGCCGGGTGAACTTCGCGGAGATGCTGAGCCAGACCATCCGGGGTGCCCAGGCGCCCTCGGAGGCCCGAGGCGGCATGAATCCCTTGCAGGTGGGGCTGGGGGTTCAGGTGGGCAGTGTGGACACCCTCTTCACCCAAGGAAACCTCCAGTACACGGGGGTGCTCACGGACCTCGCCATCCAGGGCGACGGGTTCCTCGTGGTGGGAGACGGCCTGCGGCGGTTCTACACCCGGGACGGGGCCCTCGTGCTCGACAGCCGCGGTGGGCTCGTACATGCCAGCACCGGCCTGCGGCTGATGGGCTGGCAGGCGGACGAGGCGGGGGAGGTGGACACGAGCGGGGAGCTGGTGCCCATCAGGATCCCCGTGGGGGCCGAGATTCCGCCCAAGGCCACGGAGAACGTGGTCTTCGGCGGGAACCTGGATGCCGCCACAGAGGTGGACGGTACCTGGACCACCACCATCACCGTGTACGACTCCCTGGGAAACCCCATCGAACTCCGGCTGGTGTTCACCAAGACGGATGCGAACCAGTGGGACTGGCAGCTCTTTTACGGGGACGAGGAGGTGGCGAGCGGCAGCCTGGAGTTCGACGAGACCGGGAAGCTTACCTCGCCCACGGACCCCGAGGAGGTCACCGTGGACCTCCCAGACGAGCTGGGCTCCGCGGACCTGGAGTTAAAGCTGGACTTCTCCCAGCTCACCCAGTACGCCGCCCCGTCTACTGCCACCCTCCGCAACCAGGACGGGTACCCCAGCGGCAGCCTGGAGTCCTTTGCCATCGACGGCAACGGGGTGATCACGGGCCTGTACTCCAACGGTCGCACCCAGGTCATCGGGCAGGTGGCCCTGGCCCTCTTCACCAACCCCGGGGGACTGATGAAGGCGGGCAACAACCTGTACGCGGAGTCCGCGAACTCCGGACCCCCGTCCATCGGAGCCGCGGGCACGGGCGGCCGAGGGACCCTCGTGGCGGGAGCCCTGGAGATGTCCAACGTGGACCTGGCCCAGGAGTTCACGAACATGATCACGGCCCAGCGGGGCTTCCAGGCCAACGCCCGGGTGATCACCACCTCGGACGAGCTCCTTCAAGAGTTGATCTCCCTGCGCCGATAA
- a CDS encoding flagellar FlbD family protein: MIKVTRLNGTETVINAELIESVEGTPDTVISLTTGHRYVVQESVDEVVARVLAYRKACCRSLDPAQRAPEADPMG, translated from the coding sequence ATGATCAAGGTCACACGGCTTAACGGAACGGAGACCGTCATCAACGCGGAACTCATCGAGTCCGTGGAGGGGACCCCGGACACCGTCATCTCCCTCACCACGGGCCACCGGTATGTGGTCCAGGAGTCCGTGGACGAGGTGGTGGCCCGGGTCCTGGCGTACCGGAAGGCGTGCTGTCGCTCCCTCGATCCGGCGCAACGGGCGCCGGAAGCGGATCCCATGGGGTGA